Proteins encoded within one genomic window of Kibdelosporangium phytohabitans:
- a CDS encoding 4-hydroxy-3-methylbut-2-enyl diphosphate reductase, producing the protein MSDTTKRVLLAKPRGYCAGVDRAVVTVEKALEKYGPPVYVRKEIVHNVHVVETLRERGVIFVDETSEVPEGALVVFSAHGVSPQVHQEAAERGLRTIDATCPLVTKVHKEAVRFAKDDYDILLIGHEGHEEVEGTAGEAPDHIQLVDTADDAAKVQVRDPSKVIWLSQTTLSVDETMQRVDQLKERFPMLSDPPSDDICYATSNRQFAVKTMAPECDLVIVVGSQNSSNSKRLVEVALLAGAKASHLIDYAHQIDESWLDGVSTVGVTSGASVPDNLVMDVLAYLAERDYLDVQEITTANEKIAFSLPRELRKDLKTG; encoded by the coding sequence ATGAGCGATACGACCAAACGGGTACTGCTGGCCAAGCCACGTGGTTACTGCGCGGGGGTGGACCGGGCAGTGGTGACCGTGGAGAAGGCGCTCGAAAAGTACGGACCGCCGGTGTACGTGCGCAAGGAGATCGTGCACAACGTTCACGTGGTGGAGACGCTGCGCGAGCGTGGCGTGATCTTCGTCGACGAGACGTCCGAGGTGCCCGAGGGCGCGCTCGTGGTGTTCTCGGCGCACGGTGTGTCCCCGCAGGTGCACCAGGAGGCGGCGGAGCGCGGGCTGCGCACGATCGACGCCACCTGTCCGCTGGTGACCAAGGTGCACAAGGAAGCCGTCCGGTTCGCCAAGGACGACTACGACATCCTGCTGATCGGCCACGAGGGCCACGAGGAGGTCGAGGGCACCGCCGGTGAGGCGCCCGACCACATCCAGCTGGTCGACACGGCCGACGACGCGGCCAAGGTGCAGGTGCGCGACCCGAGCAAGGTGATCTGGCTGTCGCAGACCACGCTGTCGGTCGACGAGACCATGCAGCGGGTGGACCAGCTCAAGGAACGCTTCCCGATGCTGTCGGACCCGCCCAGCGACGACATCTGCTACGCCACGTCCAACCGGCAGTTCGCGGTGAAGACGATGGCGCCGGAGTGCGATCTGGTGATCGTGGTCGGCTCGCAGAACTCGTCCAACTCCAAGCGGCTCGTCGAGGTCGCGTTGCTGGCGGGCGCCAAGGCCTCGCACCTGATCGACTACGCCCACCAGATCGACGAGTCATGGCTCGACGGTGTGTCGACGGTCGGCGTGACCTCCGGTGCGTCCGTGCCGGACAACCTCGTCATGGACGTGCTCGCGTACCTGGCCGAGCGCGACTACCTGGACGTCCAGGAGATCACCACGGCGAACGAGAAGATCGCGTTCTCGCTGCCGAGGGAACTGCGCAAGGACCTCAAGACCGGCTGA
- the glpX gene encoding class II fructose-bisphosphatase has product MTSADATSRRELPDRNLALELVRVTEAAAMSAGRWVGRGDKNGGDGAAVDAMRKLIGTVSMQGVVVIGEGEKDEAPMLFNGEEVGDGNGPACDVAVDPIDGTTLMAKGMPNAIAVLAVAERGAMFDPSAVFYMEKIAVGPEAADVIDLTAPVAENIRRVAKAKHTDVSDVTVCILDRPRHEQLVAEVRRAGARIHFISDGDVAGAISAARPNTGVDMLLGIGGTPEGIIAASALKCMGGAIQARLWPQDDAERQKAIDAGHDLDRVLATDDLVSGDNVFFCATGITDGDLLRGVHYRSGGCTTQSIVMRSKSGTVRMIDGFHRLTKLREYSTVDFDPKHADEDETLPPLP; this is encoded by the coding sequence ATGACTTCAGCCGATGCCACGAGCAGGCGCGAATTGCCGGACCGCAACCTCGCACTCGAACTGGTCAGGGTCACCGAGGCGGCGGCCATGTCGGCTGGCCGCTGGGTGGGCCGCGGTGACAAGAACGGTGGCGACGGCGCCGCGGTCGACGCCATGCGCAAGCTGATCGGCACGGTCTCCATGCAGGGCGTGGTCGTCATCGGCGAGGGCGAGAAGGACGAAGCCCCGATGCTGTTCAACGGCGAGGAAGTCGGCGACGGCAACGGTCCGGCGTGCGACGTCGCCGTCGACCCGATCGACGGCACAACCCTGATGGCCAAAGGGATGCCGAACGCCATCGCGGTGCTCGCGGTCGCCGAGCGCGGCGCGATGTTCGACCCGTCCGCGGTGTTCTACATGGAGAAGATCGCCGTCGGCCCGGAGGCCGCCGACGTGATCGACCTCACCGCGCCGGTCGCCGAGAACATCAGGCGGGTCGCGAAAGCCAAGCACACCGACGTTTCCGACGTCACAGTGTGCATTTTGGACCGTCCACGGCACGAGCAGCTGGTCGCCGAGGTGCGGCGGGCCGGTGCGCGCATCCACTTCATCTCCGACGGCGACGTCGCGGGCGCGATCTCCGCCGCCCGGCCCAACACCGGTGTCGACATGCTGCTCGGGATCGGCGGCACGCCGGAGGGGATCATCGCGGCGTCCGCGTTGAAGTGCATGGGCGGCGCGATCCAGGCGCGGCTGTGGCCGCAGGACGACGCCGAACGGCAGAAGGCGATCGACGCCGGCCACGACCTCGACCGCGTGCTGGCCACCGACGACCTGGTCAGCGGCGACAACGTGTTCTTCTGTGCGACCGGGATCACCGACGGCGACCTGCTGCGCGGTGTGCACTACCGGTCCGGCGGCTGCACGACGCAGTCCATCGTGATGCGTTCGAAGTCCGGCACCGTGCGGATGATCGACGGTTTCCACCGGCTGACCAAGCTTCGGGAGTACTCGACGGTCGACTTCGACCCGAAGCACGCCGACGAGGACGAGACGCTCCCCCCGCTGCCGTAA
- the rmuC gene encoding DNA recombination protein RmuC: MAPSTRRRDLTVAWAVVVLSLLLIGAVLALWKLYTDGMRRTEAAMQQLAAERTRSDEQHTALRRYEVAFASISGRGELGEQVLVETARALGLREGIHFTLQTDLAGGGSVRPDLVLLVGDGRRVPVDAKASMATWAEAVETSDAEERLDALRVHVRNIRSRAADLAGKGYQRWADAIYGTIMFVPSDAAVVAALDTDPNLLRWLLDRRVFLCGPTGFAVVASGALFAATERALAADVESVRATAANAHRMAGAAVDAVNLSSTHLQRFLSARRRELDALEGFRAAVGPLTDAAASPTPITAVRRADEVTTGVSEREEEAVGDSWHPNGRSVG, from the coding sequence ATGGCGCCCTCGACTCGGAGAAGGGACCTGACGGTGGCTTGGGCAGTGGTTGTTCTGTCCCTGCTGCTCATCGGTGCGGTGCTGGCGCTCTGGAAGCTCTACACCGACGGGATGCGGCGCACGGAGGCGGCGATGCAGCAGCTCGCGGCCGAGCGCACGCGTTCCGACGAGCAGCACACGGCGCTGCGGCGCTACGAGGTGGCGTTCGCGTCCATCTCCGGCCGCGGCGAGCTCGGCGAGCAGGTGCTCGTCGAGACGGCCAGGGCGCTCGGGTTACGGGAGGGCATCCACTTCACCCTGCAGACCGACCTGGCCGGTGGCGGCTCGGTCCGCCCGGACCTCGTCCTGCTGGTCGGCGACGGCAGGCGGGTTCCCGTTGACGCCAAGGCATCCATGGCCACGTGGGCCGAGGCGGTCGAGACGTCCGACGCGGAGGAGCGGCTCGACGCGTTGCGGGTGCACGTCCGCAACATCCGGTCGCGCGCGGCGGACCTGGCGGGCAAGGGCTACCAGCGGTGGGCCGACGCGATCTACGGAACGATCATGTTCGTCCCGTCGGACGCCGCGGTCGTCGCCGCGCTGGACACCGATCCGAACCTGTTGCGCTGGCTGCTCGACAGGCGGGTTTTCCTGTGCGGGCCAACTGGTTTCGCCGTCGTGGCGTCGGGTGCGCTGTTCGCCGCCACCGAGCGTGCGCTGGCCGCCGATGTCGAGTCCGTCCGTGCCACGGCCGCCAACGCGCACCGGATGGCGGGCGCGGCCGTCGACGCGGTCAACCTGTCCAGTACCCACCTGCAACGGTTCCTGTCCGCCCGGCGACGTGAGCTGGACGCCCTGGAGGGCTTCCGCGCGGCCGTGGGGCCGCTGACCGACGCGGCGGCCAGTCCCACCCCCATCACGGCCGTCCGGCGCGCGGACGAGGTCACGACGGGCGTTTCCGAACGGGAGGAGGAGGCGGTCGGCGATTCCTGGCACCCCAATGGCAGGTCCGTGGGGTAA
- a CDS encoding exodeoxyribonuclease VII small subunit: MSDEQLGYEQARDELADVVAKLEAGGLSLEDSLALWERGEALAKICDRHLAGARERVEAALAAADKDTK, translated from the coding sequence GTGAGCGACGAACAACTCGGCTACGAGCAAGCCCGTGACGAACTCGCGGACGTGGTGGCGAAACTGGAAGCGGGCGGCCTGTCCCTGGAGGACTCACTCGCCCTGTGGGAACGCGGAGAAGCACTCGCGAAGATCTGCGACCGCCACCTCGCAGGCGCACGCGAACGCGTAGAGGCTGCCCTGGCCGCAGCCGACAAGGACACCAAGTAG
- a CDS encoding metallophosphoesterase family protein, which translates to MRLLHTSDWHVGRTFHGADLLADQESVLSGLADLVADERVDVVVVAGDIYDRAVPSAEAVQVYERVLVRIREAGAQLVITPGNHDSAPRLGAIGKFAEAGGLHMRTRIPDIDRPVLLRDDHGDVALYGIPYLEPEVARHSLGTAERGHTGVLTEAMRRIRADLATRQARSVVLAHAFVTGGEACDSERPIAVGGVEQVPGSTFDGVDYVALGHLHGAQELANHLRYSGSPLAYSFSEARQHKSVWLVEIDEAGLAGAERRMLPVPRQLAKLNGLMADLLGDPANDEFHEHYLSVTVTDQIRPVDALRRLQERFPYAVHMEWQPAGGRGAEALRYSEAVRGRDDLDVACCFVEHARGGRPSERESGWLRAALETVTAAESEKER; encoded by the coding sequence ATGAGGTTGCTGCACACGTCCGACTGGCACGTGGGGCGGACCTTCCACGGCGCGGACCTGCTGGCCGACCAGGAGTCGGTGCTCAGCGGCCTCGCGGACCTCGTTGCCGACGAGCGCGTCGACGTCGTGGTGGTCGCCGGCGACATCTACGACCGCGCGGTCCCGTCGGCCGAAGCGGTGCAGGTGTACGAACGCGTGCTGGTGCGCATCCGCGAGGCAGGCGCCCAGCTGGTGATCACGCCAGGCAACCACGACTCGGCGCCGAGGCTCGGCGCGATCGGGAAGTTCGCCGAGGCGGGCGGTCTGCACATGCGGACCAGGATTCCCGACATCGACCGGCCGGTGCTGCTGCGCGACGACCACGGCGACGTCGCGTTGTACGGAATCCCTTACCTGGAACCGGAAGTCGCCAGGCACTCGCTGGGAACGGCCGAGCGCGGGCACACCGGTGTGCTGACCGAGGCGATGCGGCGGATCCGTGCCGACCTCGCGACCAGGCAGGCGCGGTCGGTGGTGCTGGCGCACGCGTTCGTGACCGGTGGCGAGGCGTGCGACTCCGAGCGGCCGATCGCGGTCGGCGGCGTCGAACAGGTGCCGGGGTCGACCTTCGACGGCGTCGACTACGTCGCGCTGGGGCACTTGCACGGCGCGCAGGAGCTGGCGAACCACCTGAGGTACTCGGGCAGCCCGCTGGCGTACTCGTTCTCCGAGGCGCGGCAGCACAAGTCGGTGTGGCTGGTGGAGATCGACGAGGCGGGACTGGCCGGGGCCGAACGCCGGATGCTTCCCGTGCCGAGGCAACTGGCCAAGCTCAACGGCCTGATGGCCGACCTGCTCGGCGACCCGGCCAACGACGAGTTCCACGAGCACTACTTGTCCGTGACGGTCACCGACCAGATCAGACCGGTGGATGCGTTGCGGCGCCTGCAAGAACGCTTCCCGTACGCGGTGCACATGGAGTGGCAGCCCGCGGGTGGCCGTGGCGCGGAGGCCTTGCGCTACAGCGAAGCCGTGCGTGGCAGGGATGATCTTGACGTGGCGTGCTGTTTCGTCGAGCACGCGCGTGGCGGACGGCCGTCCGAGCGCGAAAGCGGCTGGTTGCGTGCGGCGCTGGAGACCGTCACCGCAGCGGAGAGCGAGAAAGAGCGATGA
- the xseA gene encoding exodeoxyribonuclease VII large subunit, whose amino-acid sequence MTEQTTAEQPWPVRTVARKINEWISRLGAVWVEGQVTQLSLRPGNQTAFLTLRDPAADVSMTVTCTGQLLREFQPPLTEGARVIVHGRPAFFMNRGTLSLRADEIRAVGIGELLARIERLRKLLGAEGLFERSRKRRLPFLPRTIGLITGRASAAERDVLVNARARWPAVHFRVENVAVQGVLAVPQILDALSVLDRDEQVDVIVIARGGGSVEDLLPFSDETLCRAVYACRTPVVSAIGHEPDTPLLDHVADLRCSTPTDAGKRVVPDVAEEITRIRTLRDRARRALHGWVDRERRLLDQLRSRPVLADPLKPLERHAEQVEVARQRIRREIISLVKAEQARIDGTKARLTTLGPAATLARGYAVVQFVTLDENLRVLRSVTDASPGTHLRVRVGDGAVHATVTEEQGSSESGRGGNGDNATGD is encoded by the coding sequence GTGACCGAACAGACAACAGCGGAGCAGCCGTGGCCGGTCCGCACGGTCGCCCGCAAGATCAACGAGTGGATCAGCAGGCTCGGCGCGGTGTGGGTGGAGGGCCAGGTCACGCAGCTGTCGCTGCGGCCGGGCAACCAGACCGCGTTCCTCACGTTGCGGGACCCCGCCGCCGACGTGTCCATGACCGTGACGTGCACCGGTCAGCTGCTGCGGGAGTTCCAGCCGCCGCTGACCGAAGGCGCGCGGGTGATCGTGCACGGCCGTCCGGCGTTCTTCATGAACCGCGGCACGCTGAGCCTCCGCGCGGACGAGATCAGGGCGGTGGGCATCGGGGAGTTGCTCGCCCGGATCGAGCGGCTGCGCAAGCTGCTGGGCGCGGAAGGGCTGTTCGAGCGGTCCCGCAAACGCAGGCTGCCGTTCCTGCCGCGCACGATCGGACTGATCACCGGCCGTGCGTCGGCGGCCGAACGCGACGTGCTCGTCAACGCCCGCGCCCGTTGGCCAGCGGTGCACTTCCGCGTGGAAAACGTTGCGGTGCAAGGAGTTCTCGCGGTCCCGCAGATCCTGGACGCACTGTCGGTGCTGGATCGGGACGAGCAAGTCGACGTCATCGTGATCGCCCGCGGCGGCGGCAGCGTGGAGGACCTGTTGCCGTTCTCCGACGAAACGCTGTGCCGGGCGGTGTACGCCTGCCGCACGCCGGTCGTCAGCGCGATCGGGCACGAACCGGACACCCCGCTGCTCGACCACGTCGCCGACCTGAGGTGCTCGACGCCGACCGACGCGGGCAAACGCGTCGTGCCGGACGTGGCGGAGGAGATCACCCGAATCCGCACGTTGCGCGATCGCGCCCGCCGGGCACTACACGGCTGGGTGGATCGTGAACGGAGACTGCTTGATCAACTGCGCAGCAGGCCGGTTCTCGCCGATCCGCTGAAACCGCTGGAAAGGCACGCTGAACAGGTGGAAGTGGCCCGCCAGCGGATCCGGCGGGAGATCATCTCGCTGGTCAAGGCCGAACAGGCCCGGATCGACGGGACCAAAGCCCGCTTGACGACCCTCGGCCCAGCCGCCACTCTGGCCCGGGGATACGCGGTTGTGCAATTCGTCACTCTGGATGAAAATCTCAGGGTTCTACGGTCGGTGACCGACGCGTCACCCGGTACCCACCTACGGGTACGGGTGGGAGACGGCGCCGTGCACGCGACCGTGACCGAGGAGCAGGGATCATCCGAGTCGGGGAGGGGAGGCAACGGTGACAATGCGACCGGCGATTAG
- a CDS encoding DUF6542 domain-containing protein: protein MTATRDRDSDLDMDAAEAAWDERPVFGNRRGLPWWGAVLLALLLATAGAVIDKSRLVDDNQLTGFGLYHALFLAGCVLAVLGVRRRNLFGPMVQPPLIFAVTFIPVQLMGREPTGAAAESGTKKLLFEVALPLASSFPWMAGATAATIVLGVIRLFLQRNPDAQAASSDVGEDERPARRPRGRDRDADFADEAPPARRSPSRDRERDGSRREPRERPQAAAGRRGENPPSRRPSREQEGRRDRGEAPPRRNPQRPRDQDGGRPRSSQQPPRRRPRDDY, encoded by the coding sequence GTGACCGCCACGCGCGATCGCGACAGCGATCTTGACATGGACGCGGCAGAGGCCGCGTGGGACGAACGTCCCGTCTTCGGTAACCGTCGTGGGCTGCCTTGGTGGGGCGCCGTCCTGCTGGCGCTGCTGCTGGCCACAGCCGGTGCGGTGATCGACAAGAGCAGACTGGTCGACGACAACCAGCTGACCGGGTTCGGCCTGTACCACGCGCTGTTCCTGGCCGGATGCGTGCTGGCGGTGCTTGGTGTGCGGCGACGCAACCTGTTCGGGCCGATGGTGCAGCCCCCGTTGATCTTCGCCGTGACGTTCATCCCGGTGCAGCTGATGGGGCGGGAGCCGACCGGCGCGGCGGCCGAGTCCGGGACCAAGAAGCTGCTCTTCGAGGTCGCGCTGCCGCTGGCCAGCTCGTTCCCGTGGATGGCCGGTGCCACGGCCGCGACGATCGTGCTCGGTGTCATCCGGCTGTTCCTGCAGCGCAACCCGGACGCGCAGGCGGCGAGCTCGGACGTCGGCGAGGACGAGCGCCCCGCGCGCCGTCCCCGTGGCCGGGACAGGGACGCGGACTTCGCCGACGAGGCCCCGCCCGCCCGCCGGTCGCCCAGCCGTGACCGTGAACGCGACGGCAGCCGCAGGGAGCCCCGTGAGCGACCGCAGGCAGCCGCGGGCAGGCGTGGCGAGAATCCGCCGTCTCGCCGTCCTTCGCGGGAGCAGGAAGGCCGACGCGACCGTGGCGAGGCGCCACCGCGGCGCAACCCCCAGCGCCCCAGGGACCAGGACGGCGGTCGCCCGCGCAGCTCGCAGCAGCCGCCACGGCGCCGTCCGCGCGACGACTACTGA
- a CDS encoding DUF4245 domain-containing protein, whose protein sequence is MSAPSRFKTSARDMVLSLVVLLAIIGSIVWLTQGCEFSPSGPTVDPSSAPTVDASKELSGAARRVDFPVRLPAVPADWRANSSNTVPLGQGATRTTAVRVGWITPGGKYLRLSQSKAPVEDLVVMEAGGGVSASSTGSVDVAGRTWAKHRGKGDEPSWVLPLDGVQLLITGSGTDEDFRTLATAAQTAKPIAKS, encoded by the coding sequence GTGTCCGCACCATCCCGGTTCAAAACAAGCGCGCGCGACATGGTGTTGTCGCTCGTGGTACTGCTCGCGATCATCGGATCGATCGTGTGGCTGACGCAGGGGTGTGAGTTCAGTCCCAGCGGCCCGACGGTCGACCCGAGCTCGGCCCCGACCGTGGACGCGTCGAAGGAGCTGAGCGGCGCGGCCCGGCGCGTGGACTTCCCCGTCCGGCTGCCCGCCGTACCGGCGGACTGGCGCGCCAACTCGTCGAACACGGTCCCGCTCGGGCAAGGAGCGACGAGGACGACCGCGGTCCGAGTCGGCTGGATCACACCGGGCGGGAAGTACCTGCGCCTGAGCCAGTCGAAGGCGCCGGTGGAGGACCTCGTGGTGATGGAAGCGGGCGGCGGTGTGTCGGCGAGCAGCACAGGCTCGGTCGACGTCGCGGGCAGGACGTGGGCCAAGCACCGCGGCAAGGGCGACGAACCGTCGTGGGTGCTCCCGTTGGACGGCGTCCAGCTGTTGATCACCGGCAGTGGGACGGACGAGGACTTCCGCACGCTGGCGACGGCGGCCCAGACGGCGAAGCCGATCGCCAAGTCCTGA
- a CDS encoding sugar ABC transporter substrate-binding protein: MAATATTGAEMVRLSAEQADAAAAECWAALLGGCDSPGRRLLPQRLRQLADATAIYAGTAWWYGDGTRLRTRITQARERIEDAVAERDGAEFAEAFIGYDEAVATAVARVGSMIK; encoded by the coding sequence ATGGCAGCGACAGCAACCACCGGCGCCGAAATGGTGCGCCTGAGCGCGGAACAAGCGGACGCGGCAGCGGCAGAGTGCTGGGCGGCGTTGCTGGGCGGCTGCGACTCACCGGGAAGAAGGCTGCTGCCGCAAAGACTCCGGCAACTCGCGGACGCGACAGCGATCTACGCGGGGACAGCCTGGTGGTACGGCGACGGAACCCGCCTGCGAACCCGGATAACCCAAGCCAGGGAAAGAATAGAAGACGCGGTGGCAGAGCGCGACGGAGCGGAGTTCGCCGAAGCCTTCATCGGCTACGACGAAGCAGTCGCGACAGCAGTGGCCCGCGTTGGGAGCATGATCAAGTGA
- a CDS encoding lipid droplet-associated protein: MTPLPLPFRVAAGLAATAVERARELPEKLVGLPVTVASQAMQLSMRVQQEITALAIRGDEVLASLRPVEETPEWATFDEDADTYDVSRPAAAPDPEANGAVVPDPWQMEESAIAEADAVDEQSPPPAGVANYDELSLPQLRARLRTFSEAELEDLLRYEEANAARPSFIGMLTRRIASVSASSSPEQQ; encoded by the coding sequence ATGACGCCTTTGCCGCTGCCGTTCCGGGTCGCCGCCGGTCTCGCCGCGACCGCCGTCGAGCGCGCGCGTGAGCTGCCGGAAAAACTCGTGGGACTGCCGGTAACCGTTGCCAGCCAAGCGATGCAGCTGTCGATGAGAGTGCAGCAGGAGATCACGGCGCTCGCCATCAGGGGCGATGAGGTGCTGGCGTCGTTGCGTCCGGTCGAGGAGACGCCCGAGTGGGCGACGTTCGACGAGGACGCCGACACGTATGACGTCAGCCGCCCGGCGGCAGCGCCGGACCCGGAGGCCAACGGCGCGGTCGTGCCCGACCCGTGGCAGATGGAGGAGTCGGCGATCGCCGAAGCCGACGCCGTCGACGAGCAGTCCCCGCCACCGGCCGGTGTCGCCAACTACGACGAGTTGTCGCTGCCTCAGCTGCGTGCGCGGCTGCGGACGTTCTCCGAGGCCGAACTCGAGGACCTGCTGCGCTACGAAGAGGCGAACGCGGCGCGGCCCTCGTTCATCGGCATGCTGACCCGCCGGATCGCGTCCGTCTCGGCGTCCTCGTCGCCCGAGCAGCAGTGA